A window from Chlamydia gallinacea 08-1274/3 encodes these proteins:
- a CDS encoding SEC-C metal-binding domain-containing protein gives MSKKINRNSPCPCGSNKKYKHCCLQKNNQPARYTAEGKFKFSAEVLSSNQGANENSCSQLFQRLSGSLSIETNKARDKYYQITKNKSTIGKKTIKKAKAEEELRISKNLNKYNFEVMNTNFTDENLVSNQHQTQNASIDTDHFIPTQKDYRIKENMNSDLEENN, from the coding sequence ATGTCAAAAAAAATTAATAGAAATTCCCCCTGTCCCTGCGGTTCGAATAAAAAGTATAAGCACTGCTGTCTTCAAAAAAATAACCAGCCTGCTCGATATACTGCTGAAGGGAAATTTAAATTTTCTGCTGAAGTTCTTTCTTCAAATCAAGGAGCAAATGAAAATTCCTGCTCCCAATTATTTCAACGTCTTTCAGGAAGCCTTTCTATAGAAACAAATAAAGCGAGGGACAAGTATTATCAAATTACTAAAAATAAATCTACTATTGGGAAAAAAACAATAAAAAAAGCTAAAGCTGAAGAAGAACTACGAATCTCAAAAAATCTAAATAAATATAATTTTGAAGTCATGAACACAAACTTTACTGATGAAAATCTAGTAAGCAATCAGCACCAGACTCAAAATGCTAGTATAGATACTGATCACTTTATCCCCACACAAAAAGATTACCGTATTAAAGAAAATATGAATTCAGACTTGGAAGAAAATAACTAA
- the rimO gene encoding 30S ribosomal protein S12 methylthiotransferase RimO: MAISEQVFFTQSISKNKIHFISLGCARNLVDSEVMLGILLRAGYEATEILSEADYLVLNTCAFLKASRNESIDYLQHIIDTKKKDAKIILTGCMVSKHKEELSPWLPHVHYLLGSGDIEHILSAIESKEAGEKRSAKSYLEMGDVPRKLSTPKHYAYLKIAEGCCKRCAFCIIPSIKGKLRSKPIDQIVKEFRVLLKQGVKEIILIAQDLGDYGKDLSQDRKSCLNVLLQTLLKEPGDYWIRMLYLYPDEVDDDIIDLMEKDARLLPYIDIPLQHINNRILKSMRRTTSKEAIMQLLTKLRERIPHIYIRSSFIVGFPGETDEEFQELVDFIKSPWIDHVGIFSYSQEEGSPAANMPDQIPHSVKLKRVKTLSQMKKKNVMRHNKQLIGKVLEAVIDGYHPDSKLLLTARFYGQAPEVDSCIIVNEAKKISEFGERCLIEITDLAGYDLVGRVIKSARK; encoded by the coding sequence ATGGCAATTAGTGAACAGGTTTTTTTTACGCAATCAATTTCTAAAAATAAAATTCATTTTATTAGTCTAGGTTGCGCCAGAAACCTTGTGGATAGCGAAGTTATGCTTGGAATTTTACTAAGGGCTGGTTACGAAGCTACAGAAATACTTTCCGAAGCAGATTATCTTGTTTTAAATACTTGTGCATTTTTGAAAGCATCGCGTAATGAATCTATTGATTACCTTCAACACATTATTGATACAAAAAAGAAAGATGCGAAGATTATTTTAACTGGCTGTATGGTATCTAAACATAAAGAAGAACTCTCTCCCTGGCTGCCCCATGTACACTACTTATTGGGATCAGGAGATATTGAGCATATTCTATCTGCGATTGAATCAAAAGAAGCTGGAGAAAAGCGTTCAGCAAAAAGTTATTTAGAAATGGGAGATGTTCCTAGAAAATTATCTACTCCAAAGCACTATGCCTATTTAAAAATAGCTGAGGGATGCTGCAAGCGCTGCGCTTTTTGTATTATTCCCTCAATTAAGGGAAAGTTAAGAAGCAAACCTATCGATCAGATAGTTAAAGAATTTCGCGTGCTTTTAAAGCAAGGGGTTAAAGAAATCATTTTGATAGCTCAGGATTTAGGAGATTACGGCAAAGACTTGTCTCAAGATAGGAAATCTTGTTTAAATGTTTTACTCCAAACTTTGCTTAAAGAGCCGGGTGATTATTGGATTCGTATGTTGTATTTATATCCTGATGAAGTTGATGATGACATTATTGACCTCATGGAAAAAGATGCTCGGTTGCTTCCCTACATAGATATTCCCCTTCAGCACATTAATAATCGTATATTGAAAAGTATGCGTCGCACAACTTCTAAAGAAGCAATCATGCAGTTGCTAACCAAACTACGTGAGCGTATTCCTCATATATATATTCGTTCTTCTTTTATTGTTGGTTTCCCTGGAGAAACAGACGAAGAATTTCAAGAATTAGTAGACTTTATTAAAAGTCCATGGATAGATCACGTAGGAATTTTTTCCTATTCTCAAGAAGAAGGTTCACCAGCTGCTAATATGCCTGATCAGATACCACATAGTGTAAAACTCAAACGAGTGAAGACGCTGTCTCAAATGAAAAAGAAAAATGTTATGAGACACAATAAACAGCTTATCGGGAAGGTACTTGAAGCAGTAATTGATGGATATCATCCAGATAGTAAGCTCTTGCTTACCGCACGTTTTTATGGGCAAGCTCCAGAAGTAGACTCTTGTATTATTGTTAATGAAGCTAAAAAGATCTCAGAATTTGGAGAACGTTGCTTAATTGAGATTACTGATTTAGCAGGATATGATTTAGTAGGACGTGTAATAAAAAGTGCCCGGAAATAA
- the rpmG gene encoding 50S ribosomal protein L33, which produces MASKNREIIKLKSSESSDMYWTIKNKRKTTGRLELKKYDKKLRRHVIFKEAK; this is translated from the coding sequence ATGGCTAGTAAGAATCGTGAAATTATTAAATTAAAAAGTTCTGAAAGCTCCGATATGTATTGGACAATAAAAAATAAGAGAAAAACAACTGGTCGACTAGAACTAAAAAAATATGATAAGAAGCTGCGTAGGCACGTAATCTTTAAAGAAGCAAAGTAG
- a CDS encoding ABC transporter permease, translating to MRLELLIALKYLIPRKKRFSSAIISVFSIGVISLVTWLSIVFSSVIHGLEKRWVHDLSQLHSPVRILPSATYYESYYYQVDKHADLSQYTTKTIGEKLASSIVDPYNPDIDYDLPEHFPLPDKQPNGELKDPVKLIFENLKPYLEKTQAKLIEFEEGIGYLHMDREIHSNKLEARTLSQFIAYSDNQIYQDRVLPFEQTDYSSDILNPFNCSSEGWKEDFSRLQTQYRESSIILPISYRELGYCVGDRGSLITFSSETRKEVSYPFYIIGFYNPGLSPLGNKIVFVDMEMASRIRSESLGLGMNNGLNVFFSDIKKISPIANNIENILREAGLINYWNITSLYDHEQFKPILDQLHSDQTLFSLVSIIILIVACSNIITMSILLVNNKKKEIGILKAMGTSSKSLKIIFGLCGAISGGMGMILGTIFSIFTMRNLPMITRGLSYVQGREAFNSSFFGQGLPQEIHIPTIVFLSLATLFLAAISGSIPARQVARMSISDILKAE from the coding sequence ATGCGACTTGAGCTCTTAATCGCACTAAAGTATTTAATACCAAGAAAAAAAAGATTTTCTTCTGCCATTATTTCTGTATTTTCTATAGGCGTTATTTCTTTAGTTACTTGGCTATCTATAGTATTTAGCTCTGTGATACATGGACTAGAAAAACGGTGGGTTCATGATCTCTCACAGCTCCATTCTCCAGTGAGAATTTTACCCTCAGCTACTTATTATGAGTCTTACTATTATCAAGTAGATAAACATGCAGATTTGTCACAATACACTACGAAAACCATAGGGGAGAAACTCGCTTCTTCAATTGTTGATCCCTATAATCCTGATATTGACTACGATCTTCCCGAACATTTCCCCTTACCTGATAAGCAACCTAATGGAGAATTAAAAGATCCTGTAAAGCTTATTTTTGAAAACCTTAAACCCTACTTAGAGAAAACACAGGCTAAACTCATAGAATTTGAAGAGGGTATTGGTTACTTGCACATGGATAGAGAAATTCATAGCAATAAACTAGAAGCTCGCACACTCTCACAATTTATAGCCTACTCAGACAATCAAATATACCAAGATCGCGTCCTTCCATTCGAGCAAACAGATTATAGTTCTGATATTCTAAATCCTTTTAATTGTTCTTCTGAAGGGTGGAAGGAAGACTTTTCTCGTCTACAAACACAATATCGTGAAAGCTCGATTATTCTCCCCATCAGTTACCGAGAGCTAGGATACTGTGTAGGGGATAGAGGGAGTTTAATTACTTTTTCCTCAGAAACTCGTAAGGAAGTTTCCTATCCTTTTTATATAATTGGATTCTATAACCCAGGATTATCCCCCTTAGGAAATAAGATTGTGTTCGTTGATATGGAAATGGCTTCACGAATCCGCTCTGAATCCTTAGGACTAGGGATGAACAATGGTTTAAATGTTTTCTTTTCTGATATAAAAAAAATTTCTCCTATAGCAAACAATATAGAAAATATTTTACGAGAAGCAGGACTAATTAATTACTGGAATATAACATCTCTTTATGATCATGAACAATTTAAGCCCATCTTAGACCAATTACATAGTGATCAAACCCTTTTCTCTTTAGTTTCTATTATTATCCTCATCGTAGCGTGTTCTAATATTATCACTATGTCCATCCTCCTAGTGAATAATAAGAAAAAAGAAATTGGTATTCTAAAAGCCATGGGAACATCATCAAAAAGTCTAAAAATCATTTTTGGTCTTTGTGGTGCAATATCTGGAGGAATGGGAATGATTCTAGGAACCATTTTTTCCATTTTTACCATGAGAAACCTCCCAATGATTACCAGAGGCCTAAGCTATGTCCAAGGGAGGGAAGCATTTAATTCCTCATTTTTTGGACAAGGATTGCCTCAAGAAATCCATATCCCTACGATTGTTTTTCTAAGCCTAGCAACTCTTTTCTTAGCAGCTATCTCTGGAAGCATCCCGGCCAGGCAGGTAGCTCGCATGTCAATTTCAGATATTTTAAAGGCGGAATAA
- a CDS encoding ABC transporter ATP-binding protein — translation MLPLIEAKNLSKTVQCNNQNLRILNKVNLNLYPGEIVAITGASGNGKSTLLHLLGSLDTPSSGEIQLLGKSKEAYDLPAFRNQHIGFIFQNFYLLEDETVINNILIPARIAKKKVSQNSEAYDRAMTLIESIGLSHRIHARCSYLSGGEKQRVAIARSLMNDPEILLADEPSGNLDDKTSEHVHQLLLSQSTTTRGVLIVTHNKQLANQCHRQGVLQNGELIF, via the coding sequence ATGCTGCCACTAATTGAAGCAAAAAATCTTTCCAAAACTGTCCAATGCAATAACCAAAATCTTAGGATACTCAATAAGGTCAATCTTAACCTATATCCCGGGGAAATTGTCGCGATTACAGGAGCTTCTGGAAATGGGAAAAGCACATTACTACATCTATTAGGCTCTCTAGATACGCCATCATCAGGAGAAATACAACTTCTAGGAAAATCTAAAGAAGCATATGACCTCCCTGCTTTTAGAAACCAACATATTGGTTTTATTTTTCAAAACTTTTATCTCCTAGAAGATGAGACAGTAATAAATAATATTTTAATTCCAGCACGTATCGCCAAGAAAAAAGTCTCCCAAAACTCTGAGGCCTATGACAGAGCAATGACGCTAATAGAATCTATAGGATTATCTCATCGTATACATGCAAGATGCTCCTACTTATCTGGAGGGGAGAAGCAGCGCGTAGCTATTGCACGGTCTCTCATGAATGATCCCGAAATCTTACTTGCTGACGAGCCTTCAGGGAACCTAGATGACAAAACCTCTGAGCATGTCCACCAACTGTTACTTTCTCAAAGTACAACAACTCGTGGAGTTCTCATCGTTACTCATAATAAGCAACTAGCAAATCAGTGCCATCGTCAAGGCGTTTTACAAAATGGAGAACTTATATTTTAA
- the rplM gene encoding 50S ribosomal protein L13 has translation MEKRKDTKTTLAKVSDVKRSWYVINAEGKTLGRISSEIAKILRGKHKTTYTPYVPMGDGVIVINAEKVRLTGSKKAQKVYRYYTGFISGMREVPFENMLAKKPSYIIEHAVKGMLPKTRLGKRLLKSLRVLKGSSYQAFEAQKPILLDV, from the coding sequence ATGGAAAAAAGAAAAGACACGAAAACAACCTTAGCCAAAGTATCTGATGTAAAAAGATCTTGGTATGTTATTAATGCAGAGGGAAAGACTCTAGGAAGGATTTCATCTGAAATAGCAAAAATTTTAAGAGGCAAGCATAAAACAACTTATACGCCTTATGTACCCATGGGGGATGGTGTTATTGTTATCAATGCTGAAAAAGTTCGTTTAACTGGAAGTAAAAAAGCTCAAAAAGTCTACCGGTATTATACAGGATTTATTTCTGGGATGCGTGAGGTCCCTTTCGAAAATATGTTAGCTAAAAAGCCTTCATATATTATTGAGCACGCAGTAAAAGGCATGTTGCCCAAAACTCGTTTAGGTAAGCGGTTGTTAAAATCCTTAAGGGTACTGAAAGGAAGTTCTTATCAAGCTTTTGAAGCTCAAAAACCGATTTTATTAGATGTTTAA